The following nucleotide sequence is from Anaerohalosphaeraceae bacterium.
TCAACCGAAAGGCGGTTCTGCCGGGCATAAGCGGCGGCGTCAACAGAACAGGAAAAAAACGGCAGGCCTCTTGCAGCTGCCTGCTCCCGAACAAATCGGCAGTCCGCCTCTGAATCCGCCCCGCGAAGCTGATGATTCACATGCCCGACGGCAAATTCTGCATCAAGGACACCGCCTTGTTTCAGACGCACAAGCACCTCGAGCATCGCCATCGAATCAGCCCCGCCGGATACAGCCAGCAGCAGCCGGCTTCCGGGCGAAAGCAGCCCGCACTGACCCATCCACTCGGCAACCGCGTTTTCCAGCTGTAAGGCCGAACAGTCCATAAAATCAGTTCACTTCTGCAGACTTGAGGGGCCATTGAATCACCGCCCAAACCGGAAAATGGTCGGACGGATAGCGTCCCTCAAATGTCCGCTGGTCAATTTCGGCCTCAAGCACAGCAAGGCCCTGCGGGATGAGAATGTGGTCAATTTTGGCCGTATTGAACCGCCGTCCGAAATCATGCCATGTGCCGACGGGCTGCCGGTCCGGGTAGAGTGTCTGCCAGGCCTCTTTCAGATGCAGTTCTTTTTCGGACAACAGCGGCTCCAGAGCCGGATTTGACAATTCCATATTGAAATCGCCCAGCACAATCACCGCCGAACCCGCCGGCAAAGAAGCAATCCTTTCTGCCAGCAGCCGAATGCTTCTTTCCCGAGAACTCTGGGACTGATGGTCCAGATGAACATTATAAACCCACAGCGGCCGGCGGCTCATCCGCTCCTGCAGGCAAACCCAGGTGCAGATGCGGGGAATCTGATTGCCCCAGTGTTTGGACCCGGGGATGTCCGGAGTATCCGAGAACCAGAAGGTGCCGGCTTCCAGCCGTTCAAAGCGGTCTTTGCGGTAAAAAATCGGACAGGATTCGCCCGCCCGTTTCCCATCATCCCGGCAGACGAATACATAGTCATAAGCCGGCAGGGCTCGCCCGATTTGCTCGACCTGAAAATCCAGGGCCTCCTGCAGGGCCAGCACATCCGCCCCATACTCCGACAGCAGCGAAAAAACCGACTCCCTGCGGCGGTCCCAGCGGTTGGGGCCGTCATCCGCCGTGCCGTAGCGAATATTAAACGTAACCGCCTTCAGCGTATCGGGCTGAATCGAACTGCAAGCCGCCCTGTCCATCCTTTCCGAACCCTTTTCGCAGCCCAGAAAGGCGGCGGCAAGTATCCCGCTCCACATCAAAATTCGCATCTTTTTGTCCTCTTTGACCGTCCGGCACTCCAATAAAAAAGGGCCTGCCCATCCCTGAACAGACCCGCTATTATCAGTCGGATTTCACGACGATGCTAATCTCCCTGAATTCGGAAGTCCGGCGCCGACCTCGGATTGGGCGTGGACAGCTCCTTGATGCGTTCAATCGCATATTCCGTATTGTTTACGTACATCGATTCTTTCTCCACAGCCAGCCGGTAAAGCGCCAGGGCATCCGCCCGCATCCGAAGGCGCCGGTCCAGCACATAAGCCGCTCGAAACCGGGCCGGATAACGGGTCTCCGGATTCCACTGGAATGTCCGCTGATACAGCACGGCCGCCAGCTCATAATTCCGCAGATACTCATAAATCCGGGCCGCACGATACGCGGCATCATCGATTTTGTCGCTGGTCGGATAATTAGTGATGACCTGGTTAAACAGCTGCAGGGCCTGCCGCAGAATCGCTTCATTGGCGACAATAATCAACCCGCCGGACTGGCGATACAGACTCATTCCCTGTTCATACAGCTTATCCGCCTCAGGAATGGATTCCGACGCCGACAGATTCACCGGCAGCCACTCCCCCGGCATCAAATAATTGTAGCGGACCGCCTGGTCAAACGTCCTCAGCTCCGTGCGCGCCCAGCGAAGCTTGGTCGCATTGCCGGTCGATTCATAATAGGCAATCAAATCCAGCAGAGATTTTTTGTATCCCTCCCGCGCCGCCGCCAGCTGCTCCACATAATCCACCTCACGGGCGTTGGGCATTAGGACTCCCTGCTGAATCCGAGCCAGGTCGCTGTCTGTCAAATGCACATCCGCTACACGAGGATTGCTGCAGCCGCTCAGGAATCCTGCCGTAACAACCGCTGCAATTGCCGCCGATACCATCGTTTTCATATTTGTTCCTTTCGAACCCGTTTCGCCGTTTTTATTTTTTCCTACCATACCACGTTCAAATCGATTGTCAAGACAATCAGCCCCTTCGCCCTTTACCACTGGGCTTCAATGTAAGGCCCGATCGGCCCTTCGGGTTTCGGCTTGGGTCTGGAGTTGATAATGGCCTCCGCCAGCGGCAAATCGCTTTTGCGGGTAATCTTCAAATTCGTAAAGTCCGTCTCGACGACGTGGACTTTATGACCGAGCGCCTCAACCAGTTGAGCATCATCCGTAATCTTCATCTTTCCCAGATTGCCCATTTTGGCATAGGCCTCCCGAAGCAGTTTGGCATCAAATACCTGCGGTGTCTGGGCCTCATAGAGATTCTCCCGGTCCACCGTCTCGGAAACGACGCCTTTCTGAACCCGTTTCAGGGTTCCATTGACCGGACAGGCAAGAATGGCTGCTCCAGTCTGGGCGGCCTTCTGGAAAACAGCGTCCACCCAGTCGGCCGTCAGACAGCACCGGACGGCATCATGGACGGCAATCAGGTCAATATCCGGACGAATTTTTTCCAGAGCCCTGGAAACCGTCTCAAAACGCTCCGCACCGCCGAAGCAAAGCTTGACCCCGTTAAAGGCCAGGGTCGAACCCCACTTGACCGTCACCAGTTCTTCATCTTCCTTCGAAATGGCCATAAGAATCTGTTTGACTTCATCGCGATTGGCGAAAAACTCGATGCTGCGCAGAAACGCCGCCCGCCCCGCCACTTCCACAAAGGGTTTCTTTCGGTCGCCCCCAAACCGGGCACTGGCTCCGGCCGCACAGATAATCACTCCAACTGTTTTCCCCAAAGGTTTCTTCTCCGTATCCATCAACCTGCTTCCCCTTGCATCTCCGCTTAATATTCGATTCCCCTTCGGGCACTGATGCCTTTCTCAAACGGATGCTTGACGGATTTCATCTCCGTCACCAGGTCTGCCATATCCATCAGTTCCTGCGAGGCACCGCGTCCGGTCAGCACCAGCTCCACACAAGGGTCTCGATTGGCCAGCAACTGACGGATATCATCCATCGAAGCCAGTCCTTTGGACAGACAAAAAACAATCTCATCCAAAATAATCAGGTCATAATACCGCTCATGGGCAGCGGTCTGAATTTTCTTCAGCGCTTTGCCGACAGCCGTCCGAATTCGTTCCATGGCCCTCTGGTTTCCCATCGATTCAAACATATCCCATGGTTCATCCAGAGCCAAGAGCGTGATATTCCCGATATTCTGAAGCCCGGCTCGTTCCCCGAGATTCAGGGAAGAGGGCTTGAGGAATTGATAAATCAGAACGCGCCCGCCGTGGCCCGCCGTCCGCAAAGCCAACCCGAGAGCAGCCGTCGTTTTGCCTTTCCCGTCACCGGTGTAAATCTGTACAAGTCCTTTTTCCAGCATGCCGCCATCATAGACCTGATGCGGTGTTTAGAAAAGAAAAAAAACGCCTGTCAGTTAGACCGACAGGCGTTTGGAATCTTCAGAAAAAGCTTTCGATATTATTGAGCCGTTAAACAACCATAAATTGTTCAACAGGCTGGCTTTCGGCGGGCTTAAACGGAAGGGGCTCCGAAAACTGGACGGCTACTCTCCGCAAAAAAGGCCCTAACTGATCCACACGGCAGATTCGTCCGTCTCGGATAAAATTCGCCAGCCCGAATGTTTCATCCTCCGAAAACTGAGGGATGCTGAAGCGGGCCGTGATATGTTCACCCGGACTGGGACAGCGGTCGGAATAACAGGAAAAGG
It contains:
- a CDS encoding endonuclease/exonuclease/phosphatase family protein, which codes for MRILMWSGILAAAFLGCEKGSERMDRAACSSIQPDTLKAVTFNIRYGTADDGPNRWDRRRESVFSLLSEYGADVLALQEALDFQVEQIGRALPAYDYVFVCRDDGKRAGESCPIFYRKDRFERLEAGTFWFSDTPDIPGSKHWGNQIPRICTWVCLQERMSRRPLWVYNVHLDHQSQSSRERSIRLLAERIASLPAGSAVIVLGDFNMELSNPALEPLLSEKELHLKEAWQTLYPDRQPVGTWHDFGRRFNTAKIDHILIPQGLAVLEAEIDQRTFEGRYPSDHFPVWAVIQWPLKSAEVN
- the ispD gene encoding 2-C-methyl-D-erythritol 4-phosphate cytidylyltransferase, whose amino-acid sequence is MDTEKKPLGKTVGVIICAAGASARFGGDRKKPFVEVAGRAAFLRSIEFFANRDEVKQILMAISKEDEELVTVKWGSTLAFNGVKLCFGGAERFETVSRALEKIRPDIDLIAVHDAVRCCLTADWVDAVFQKAAQTGAAILACPVNGTLKRVQKGVVSETVDRENLYEAQTPQVFDAKLLREAYAKMGNLGKMKITDDAQLVEALGHKVHVVETDFTNLKITRKSDLPLAEAIINSRPKPKPEGPIGPYIEAQW
- a CDS encoding cob(I)yrinic acid a,c-diamide adenosyltransferase, which produces MLEKGLVQIYTGDGKGKTTAALGLALRTAGHGGRVLIYQFLKPSSLNLGERAGLQNIGNITLLALDEPWDMFESMGNQRAMERIRTAVGKALKKIQTAAHERYYDLIILDEIVFCLSKGLASMDDIRQLLANRDPCVELVLTGRGASQELMDMADLVTEMKSVKHPFEKGISARRGIEY
- a CDS encoding PilZ domain-containing protein, with the protein product MESMVERRAEKRLRYSWPVWFAEDYDDILTQGQMIDISSSGAAFSCYSDRCPSPGEHITARFSIPQFSEDETFGLANFIRDGRICRVDQLGPFLRRVAVQFSEPLPFKPAESQPVEQFMVV